From Phoenix dactylifera cultivar Barhee BC4 unplaced genomic scaffold, palm_55x_up_171113_PBpolish2nd_filt_p 001073F, whole genome shotgun sequence:
GTCGCCCCACGTGCTCAAGTCTCTCTCTGACCGATACCCGATCCCTAATAATCGCCGAAAACATGAAGGACACAGCCGTCACATGTTAAATCAGTCAAGGGCGTTTTCGTCATCGGACAACTTGTTCGCCTTCGTCGCTTCTGACGCCGACGACGTCGCGCGCACTCCATATACTTATTTCAATGCAAAAGCTAAATTAACCGTCCAAATTCCTATCCTCACATCTCAACCGTTCAAAAATGCCGCACAAGAATGGACAGGATGAGCCCACGTCATAGAAACTTTTAGTGGCGTCGCGTTAAGATAGGGTTGCTCGTTTCAGCCGATCAAAAGGCGACACGTGTGCCGCCCTACCATTCCACGCCCTCGTTTGTCGCGTTACGGGTCGCCGTGGCGGAGACGCGGACGCAAACGCTTCCGCTCGGAAGTCCGGATCGCCACGTCGGATAGTCGGCGAATCTGTTCCCGCCACGTCTCGCGGAGCGAGGCAATAGCCGATCGACACGCGTACGTCGTAGCGAGAGGGGTACGGGCGCGCGCACGCGGGGGATCGAAGACGGCGTCAGGAATATGCCGTTAGGCTGGGTTCCAGCCGACATCCAGCGGAGTGGTCGAGTGGAGCCGCACCGTGGATGGAGTTTGAGCTCCTGACGTAATCCTGAAGGGACCGCTCATTGGCTGGCGTCAAGGGGGAAATGACACCTTAGCATACAAGCAATTAAGGTGGCGAAAAGTGTAACTCTGTAGATGAAGTCAAGATCAATAAAATTGAGATGAAATCAGGCTTGGAATGTTTTGCAGTGATTAGGTGTGATCTAGGCCAGTTCCTTATATGCTGCACATTTGGCAAGAACATGTGATTGGATTAATTGTGAACTATCTTTTAAGACATGGTTTTTTTAGTGTAAGTGGTAATACTTATATTGTGAGCATGCAGTGCTGCCCTGATGTCCTTGTGCAGGGTAACATATATTTACATTTGATTTTATTGTGGTTTATGTTTTAGAGATATGGTACTCCATTAACCTATATGATCAACAAGATAGATGCTAGCTCATGGTTCTTGTATCATTATATCATTAAAAGTATGCTAAACACGAACTTGTACTCTAACCTCTTTGTCAATCCTCAGTCCAAAGGAAGAAAAACGTCAGATGAAAATATCATTTGATCCAATTCCCACCATTATCCATATCCTCTGCGATCATTACCTCCTTTTCTTGAATTTTATGCATTAATTCATTCTTTTCTTAAGAAATCACCTTCTTCCTTCTAATAATTCTAGTGTCATAAGACATTGCCCCAGGTTACACTCACCCTTAATTCCGTGGTTGTTGGTAAATGCTACTCCTTTGAATGTTCCACCCTTTCTAGAGAAGTAGACAGTAGCTTTAAAACCAGTGGCCCCAAGCCTTGTCCTCCATTGCTCACCCTCTCTGCTTGCCATCTCCATCAATGATCTAATTACGATCACTTTCCAACGAAAGGTGGTCATGGCGCGCAGCCCAGCACTAAAATCAAATTCATATGGGGTAGGAAACTGTTTACGTGAATCAGATAGCCGGGATTGGGAAGGGAGCTTTCAATCAGTGATTGGCGGTAGTGATCTCGAAGTCTTCAATGGTAGGTGGAGTGAGTCCGAAATTACGACTCTTTTATGCCATACTCACAGCATgtgtgttgtttttttttttaatctgtaGGCAGCcataaattaaaaagaaattattgTCCATGAATGCATTAAAAAAAGGTATCAACAGCCTAATCATCCAAAGTGAATGTAAGATATTTAGACCCCATTTAATATAGCTGTTAGTAGCAAAGCTTTCGaaagtataattttttaaagcaaaatttttataaaaaaatatttactgtTTGGTAAAAAATTCTCTAAAAGTTGAGCGCTAGTTTCTCGAAGGACCAAAATACTCGCTAAACATGGTTTAGTATTCTCTGACCCAAGTCTTATTTAAACGTATTTAGGGGAAGCAAGCAAATTGAGTGCCTAACTTTAgctattttatttataaaacaACAAAGCATCACATTAGAAAACATTATATGAGTGTTAACGATTCTGTGGTCAGTCTTCTCAGTTTAGTCAATATCACTAGGTTATATGTCGCAATCACTCCATCACTAAATGCAGGAGGCCCAAAATGAAGTGACGTGGTTTATAACTTTTTAAATAATTGGTAGATCAACCACGTCAATCATATATTtacatattattattttcttttatccaATAAACAAAACGAAAGGCAATAATGATAATGCAATAAAAATACCTCTGCTTTACTATTAAAGCTAAATTTAGCCTTGCCAGTACGTTTGCCTCATCAATGCCTCTACCCTATTATAAACTattgttatattaaataaaagtCATATCCCACCCAATTATTTCTTTTAGGAGTAGTACCAGAGAAGCACATATTTCAAAACTAAAAGCAGACACACATATGCTAAATCCATGCAAGTATTACACGTTTCTAATCCATCTCTTTAGTATGACATGCTGATATCTTGTAaataacaaacaaaaatttccgACAATAGTATGGCTTTACGGCTTTACTTGGATAAGTGACATACCACAAAGCGCACAATGTTTTTGAAGAATATTTAAAAACTACTCATCTTAATCCTACCAATTCTTATGAGCCACTCTCCCTACCTCCTCTAATTTTCTTTCTGCTTCTCTTTTAGAGTATATTTGGCCAGAAAAAGTTAgactttaaaataaaaaatgaggatgagtatttttttttgaagagttctatttctattttaatgtcggaaaaaataaaaatacttagACTTTCTCAAAATTAGATCCCAACTctcattattatttaaattttattttgattccaATTTTAATCTCGATCAcgaattaaatatataaaaaaaatatgatcatttttattctaattttaattaaaaataattatatttttaatatatttttatggtgTATTTGTTTGAGCGGAAACTAGTCCCTGTCGCTCGGCCGAGGCGGATGCGACGAACCACCGGCTACGCGCCAAAAGCAGGAAGCAGTGTAAGCGCTCGAATGGCCACACCCCACCCCGCGCCGAGCCGCCCGGCTTTCCTCAGATTACGTCCACTAAATCTAAAACGGCGCATCGCGTGTCGGTCGATGCGGCTGACGGCGTTTGCCAGCTCATCACACAGCTGTCATCTCACCACTCCTCGCTCGATCCAAAgctctctccttttctcctgCTGTTCCTCCTGAATTCCCCCGCGGTCGTAAACCCCCTCCCGATTTCTTCTCGCTTTGAGGATTTTAGACCCCTCCATGGTTCCCCTGTCGATCTGCTGAAGGTGTTCTGGTATTTTCCCCTtacatttctctctctctctctctctggtttAGTTGAATGCTCGTATTCGTTGTTTTTTCTTCTTCGATCTCGTTTTAGATTGTGGAAAGTTTTGGTCTTTATGATGAGTTTGTTTTGATCTTCTTGGTAGTCTTTCTCGAGTTAATTTTTCCTATAATCCGTTCTTCTCGAGTTAGTTCTGTTGTTTGATGGGGGGGATTCTGTGTGTGTCGGGTTTGATTTGAGcgatttcttctctctccaGTGGGTTTTTGCGAGGTTTAGCTGTTTCTGTGATTGGGTTATAAAAGTTTAGATCTTGGGCTGGTTTCGTTTACATCTCTTTCTGGGGGTTTTGAGTGTTTTTGATCGGTATCAGTACTGGaatttgtggtgatttctccgtttgattttgttttagttACGGGTTTGTGGTTACGGGGCTTGGGCTCGATGGAAAATCTGTCTTTTGGGCGGTAATATGTTTTTGTGTTGTTAAGTATTGTTTTCCTCAGAACTAATTGTCTTctgaaagaaatattttttgtgGAACCTCTTGAGCTGATGAGATGAGACGCAAAAGTTAGGTGCCTGATAGAGTTCTCTTTCCCGGAAGGAGATCCGTGAGTTCCTTCTGTGGGATGTTCTGGCGAGGAATTTGGACTCCTTTGATGAAATCTTTTGGATAAAATGTATTTTTAAATTTGCGAAATATGGATATGTTTGCTGGAAGTATTTGCAAATTGGTTTTGAAGAGCACATCCCCTTTtctttccccctttcttttgCATTACCACATAAATTTGATATTGTttgaacttttttcttttttcttttgttttttgcgGCCTTAGGATTGGGGACTGAAATATTCGAAGTATGATCGTGGTTAGCACAGTGCACTACAAATTTGTGATCCTTTATATCGCCATACAGAAACACTTAAAAATATCTGATGAATTTTCTTATGCATCAATTTTCTTATGAGGTAGTCTTGTGCCGTCTCAGTGAtcttaaagataaattaattcatcaaatagttccatcttttctaaatccaagctgcaacttttctttcttttatggtCCTCTTTTGAATTTCGAGGCTTAAATTTGCTTCAAGCTCTTACATGGAGAGGGATGAGCTTTGGACAGTTAGTCAGATAGTATATGTTTGGTGTTGCCATCTAAATTCCATGTAATAAGCTTTGAGGCGTATGAGTTGGTTGCTATGTTGTTGCCTGCTTGGATATAATAGAAATATGAATAGCAGATATTGAGAATATGCATGAGACATTAAAAAATATGTCTGTATATTTATTTGAGTTCCCTTCttggagattttttttattccctggGCGATCCTTTACCCCATAGGAATCTCATTATATTATTTTGACAGAAAAATCTGAGGTTGAACAATTTGATGATGGAATATTAATCCTTATCTGTTGGATTCCTCAATCATGTTTGACCACCTTTAAATGCTAGTGGCTGTTAGTCTTATCAGATATCAACTTTAGAAACTATATACAAATTTGCAATTGTCATTAGTTTTATGTGTGATGCATATATTTTTCATATCTGTTGCATGATGCAGTGGTTCTGCATGCTAAATGTATCAGGTTTTTACTTATATGCTGTTTATAAGAAAAATTTCATGTGCAATGTGTTGGACGCTAGGTGGCAATAAATTTGTTATTAAGAATTTGGCTGGTGAAAATAGCATTTGACTCCGAGAAGGGGAGCTTTTGTCTGTCCACCaatatgttttattttaataatccATGTGTTTCAAGGTTATCTATTCTTTTGATAAATAAGATTCTGGGATTCTTGATGAATAAATGTGTGGGATGATAGGCTGGATATGATTGTAATGAGATCTTGTTATCATGGAAAAGCgagccattttttttttaaattttttaactaTTATTACTGTATCTTTCCATGCAAAATTTGTCATGTAAGTACTTTTGAGTGTCCTATGTGGCTAGTCATGTTGTCATTTCATACCCATATGGATTCTGTTTTTCGTAAATGCATTGTCAACAATGTGTTCTCACTAGAAGTTGAAAATCTGCACATGTTTTCAGAAAACATTCTTATTCAGAATGGGACATGTAACATGTACTATGAGTTGACTTTTTATGGACCAAAATTTTTAGGTTGATACATATATGTTACAGTACATCACGAAGCATCTGTACTCTTGTGCAGATTTGCTGACAGTTGGGTTTGCCATGATGATTGCATTTGACATCTGAATTTTCAGTTTGTTCGTATAACTACACTTCTCAAGATGAAGCCAAGTGCGACAAGATGCATTGCATGTCTTGCCCCTCCCCTGCTTTTGATGTACTCATAGAAAAGCAAATCTAAATGTCAAAAACAGAATGTCTAGACATGTCTGTGTGAGTTTTTCTGTCTAGATTGCATAACATTCTTTAATATTCTCCGACTTACTAAGACTTCCTAAGCACATCGCTTGAAAATACCTAATGAAATAATCTTGTTTTGACATTCTCTTATGACATATGCTATATACAATTAGCTGCTTTTACTTTGGAAATAAGCAAGATGTTCTTCTGGATTAATCTCTCTTTTGCGAATTGCAGGGTTACTAAAGTTTTGAGATATTTCAACCAGAAGTAAGCAACTCCCTAGAGattcattttttcttctttacatCAACTGTCTCTTCAATAAGATTTTATCTGTGAAATGTTTTCAGATATGCTGAGAATGCAGTAGCCTCTTGACCATAAATTCATCTATAATCAAGTCAGTATCGCAGTCATGGACCGGGCAGACACATCGGGCTTTGTCAGTGGGGGACGCTGCTGCGAATCAAGATTTGTTGCTTATcttgattttatatatttatcaaCAAACTAATTTCTCATACTGTGAAGTTTTAACAATTCACTGATAGTAGATTGGAGGCATCTTCCGGCTCTAGCAGCTTTCCAAATCCACTATCATTGATTTCTCCTGCATGCTATTGTAACAAGCAGAATGGATCTTAACATGACAGAGGTCTTCTTGCATGGAAAAGAACCTTGCAGGAGTACTTCAGTCATACAAACAGCTCACATCTCCACTTGTGGCAAGAAAGACAACTTGGGTGATACCGTATTACGCCTTGACTGCCTCGGCCGTGGAATTAACAACACCAGTAGAACAGTCCATACTCAGATCGGTTGTGATATTTCTTCTCAGAATGATGGATGTAGGCTGGTCCTTGGACTAGGTCCAAATCCAAATACCTCCTGTGCTGATTATCATCCATCTGGGATTAATAAAACCGAACCATCTATGAGCTTACGTTCTTCTGGACCTGATGCAGCAATGTTAAAGCTGGGGCTTTCACGGGGGAATTCAGAAACAATCCTAGCCCTGGCCCAGAACAATCACGAAACCCAGTCACCTCCTGCCAAAAGAAGCCTGCCTGTTCCAATTGCCGACGAGGGTTCAACTTCAGCCAAGAGGAAATCAGGTGGATATGTGCCTTCTCTACTCTTTGCTCCAAGGCTGGGGCGTCTTGATACTATGAAAATTGCACCAGAAACTAGAGATCTATTAGACCAGGGAAGTGGTTGGAGTACCCATAAACATCACATTCCTCATCATCAGCTTCAGTTGAGTCCTGAGCCTTCTGTCACAACTGATGGTTCTCTGGGTGCACTCTCTGAGCCCATGATTGCTGATGCTGCCACCGCTGATACGAGGATTCATCGCCACCATCCTAAGAAGTGCAGATTCACGGGATGTTCTAAAGGTGCAAGGGGGGCATCTGGACTCTGCATAGCTCATGGAGGTGGACAAAGGTGCCAGAAACCTGGCTGCAACAAAGGAGCCGAGAGTCGAACAGCATACTGCAAGGCCCATGGCGGAGGGAGGCGGTGCCAGCAGCTTGGTTGTACCAAAAGCGCAGAGGGAAAGACAGACTTCTGCATTGCTCATGGTGGGGGCCGTCGGTGTGGTCATCCAGGGTGCACCAAAGCAGCACGAGGCAAATCTGGGCTGTGTATCAGGCATGGTGGAGGAAAGAGGTGCACCATAGAGGGGTGCAGCCGGAGTGCTGAGGGTCAGGCAGGATTGTGCATCTCCCATGGAGGTGGCCGCCGATGCCAGTATCCGGGCTGCGGCAAGGGTGCACAGGGGAGCACCAAGTTCTGCAAGGCCCATGGTGGTGGTAAGAGGTGCATCTTTGAAGGGTGCACCAAGGGGGCAGAGGGGAGCACTCCGTTATGCAAGGGGCACGGAGGGGGCAAGCGGTGCCTCTTCGAGGGGGGCGGCATCTGCCCGAAGAGTGTCCATGGCGGCACCAATTTCTGTGTGGCCCATGGAGGGGGGAAGCGATGCGCTGTGCCAGGATGCACCAAGAGTGCCCGTGGGCGCACCGATTGCTGTGTGAGGCATGGTGGGGGGAAGCGCTGCATGTTCGAGGGATGTGGGAAGAGTGCCCAGGGGAGCACTGATTTATGCAAGGCCCATGGCGGGGGAAAGCGGTGCTCTTGGAGCCAGGGGTGCGAGAAGTTTGCCAGGGGGAGAAGCAGTCTCTGTGCGGCCCACGGGAGCTTGATGCTCCTGCAGCAAGAGCGCGAGAGTGGGAGCATGATTGGTCGCGGTCTCTTCCAAGGTATTGTCTCTACATCTGCAGCTGTGAAAAGCGACATCGACGAGCACTCATCTTCTGGCATGAGCTCCATATCAGACTGCATCGAGTCACAAGAAAGCATGGGGAGGAGGCAGCTCATACCACCTCAGGTGCTGGTCCCGCTCTCCGTGAATTCCCCCTCACCATCATCTGGGCTGATGGATGGAGGCAGAGAGGGAGTAGGAAGCCACGAGAAGGGCTTTGGACTAGCGGTCCCTGAGGGAAGGGTGCATGGTGGTGGTTTGATGACTTTGCTTGGAGGAGATCTCAAGAATGCTTTTGATGGGGGGGACGGTCTGAGCTTTGTCGGATGATGTTCTAAAACTCAGTTGTCCTATTTGGAGGGATGGAAGGGGGTTGATTAGAATCAGATGTCCATGCTTTAGGTACTGCCGTACTGCATTTTCCTAATTGAACTTTATGGTTACTAGTCTTGTTTGGTTGTGTTAGTTTCCATGTACAGTGAACTATATGTTAAAGGGGATGGAATTTTGTTTGGTACGTATTCGGTGTAATGAGTTCTGAAAGCTTTCAAGCCTTAAAGCTTTCAGATTTCAATTCTTGTGAATAATGGTGGTTTAGAATAAAAACAGTTATGTCATATTTTGGTCGGTTCAGTTGATTTCCAAGTGTTTCTGCAAGAGGGATTtcatcaaataaattgttaagaatTCTATGAAAATTGCCATTTCTTACTGTGTGCACAGACCTTGCCAGAATTTTTTGAAGCTTCATAGTGAGTGCATTCAAACATCTGCACTACCATAAGTATTTAATTCGTGGAGTTGGTGCTGTCAATCTGTACCATAGAATTTTACCTCTTGGACACAGTGGCAACATTTTACCCTATGCTTATGCTTTTCCCCAGCAAGCAGTGAGCTCATtcgtgaagtttttttttttttttggtgaaataaataattcatacaTCTTTAGTACAGATATATTTAATAAAGTCAGAATATAATATGTTCTGGAGCACTATAGGTGGCTCTTCTTTCTCAATCCACAGATGCCTTCGAAGTAATTGGCCATATACGAGGTCGCAGTCTTATTTGTCTTTCTAAGGTTGTGCTTAATCTGAACGGTCATTTTATCACTCATCATAGTCCAAATATTTTGAAGCAAAAAGCATCTCTTTTCCTCAGTTCAGTTTTAAACTAGGTGGTTCATGTGGGAAGTGACTCCTAGGCTCCGACCAATTCATAAACTGCCTCCAACTATAATAACTATCCAACCTCGACAACAACTTGCTTGATAGCACCATAAATTGTGCCAGTTGAACCACTTGGATCTCGAAGTTGTTGAAAAATTCCTTGGGACCATCCTATGAAGTGGCTACCAGATACATATACGTTAACACTTAACAGCAACCAAAGCTACCAACCAGCCATGTAGGCCAACGCAGCGCATCCATGGAACGATAAAGAGAACAATAATCCTGCCGGCCAGAGAGAGCAGAACAAACCAACTGGAAAGAGATAAAAGAAACATCAattaaggaagagagagagaaatatcaCAAGTACGACagagagaaaaaataattattaaaaataaaacaagtgaTATACAATCAAGCACATCTACAAAATAGAAACCATGGGCCGGCCTAGCTTCTCTAAATCAATTTAACCATGATGCATCTAAGAACAAATAAGGATTAAATATTGATTTTATTATaacataaatttaatttaataaaaaataggtGGAGAGAAATattatatttcttcttcttcttcttctttttttgagggTAAAGTTGAGCTATATTTCAAACCCCTACGGGCGCAACGGAAGGGAGAGACAAAAAAcaggagaagagaaaaaggcGGCCTTTCTATCTTTGGTCTTCCAAAACCCTGAAAACCCCGCTTCGATCCTTCCTAGATCCCCAATCGGAGGCGTTTTCTGGAAATTTTCAAATGgagttcttcttcctttcctcgtTCGCGGTctcaaaatttgatttttttcgcCTCATTGCTCCGATGAAGCTTTAGCGCGCCGTAGATCGGAAGCAGATGTTGCTTCTGAGCCGCCGAAAGTTTCCGTCTTTTCTGTTCCTAGTGGCCCAAAATCGCGTTTTGGATCCGAGATCAAGGTGCCATTCCGAGTTATCCCCTTCTCCAGTTGGAATTATAAAATGGAGCTCTGATTTGCCCTAGATCTGCGACCAGTTTGAGGGGTAGAAGAAACACTGGCATGGTTGTTTGATCTTATCTTCGGTTACTGTTTTGGATTTGACTTGGATTTGAGTTTTCTCATCAAAATTTCGTCTTTGTTTGGGCTTGGCGTTCAGTGAAGATGGTTTTCTGGGAAGGTTATATCAGTGATGAGTTGATGGGCACGTTTGCGCCGATTATAGTTTATTGGATCTACGCTGGAATGTATCTGCTTTTGCCGCCTTTGGACCAGTATCGGCTTCACACgaggaaagaagaggagcagAAGAATTTGGTGCCAATGTCGTCGGTGGTCAAGGGTGTTCTGCTTCAACAGCTGGTTCAGGCCACCGTTGCGCGAGTGCTGTTCTTGGTAAGTGTCTTGAAGTTTTTAGACAATGTGGAATATTGTATTTGTTCATGGATTAGATGTTTATAGAATCCTTTTGTGAAATGGACATCTTGGCTTCCCTGTGGGCCATTGTGGGCAATTCAGTTTACTAATCTTGAAGTGTATGTGTTACTACTTTTGAAACAGATTCATGTGTTGGAAATGAGATAAGAATATGATAATTGATTAGTGTTCACTGACTGAAAGATTAGAGCATGCAATTGTATTTCCTGGTAGATCCATATAATCTGCAGGAACAAGCTTGAATAGTAGACTTCTTTTTAGCATTTGTAAATTTTAATTACATAGACACTTGTTATTCTGCTTCATTTTTTCAATGAAGGCTGTTTTGTAAGTTCATCATCAACCGATAGTTGATGATCATGCTGTATATATGCTTCCAAGATAACACATGTGGAAAATAGTTGATCTCTTAGTATTAGGATAGACCTGCTGCCCCTTTATTGTAGTATGTCTGTTCAGTTATTTTCTTGTTCATGATTCCTTTGTTTCCAAATGTGTGTAGCACAAACTCTCATTCCATCAATTCACTAAAACTCTTTTAAGAAACCTATGATGCAACTAGTGCCCAATAGTACGTGGACTACATGAAGACATATATTAGAACTTTTGATGATAATCACAAAGAAGGATCTTGCGTGACCAAAGGAGAGCTTGGCAAATACGTCTATAATGTCAGACTTGTCATTAAGCTTTGAAAGACATTTTTGGAAGATCTGTTTTCTAAACATTACGAGAAGTTTTTATAGAGAAACGAGAGCGCATTACTAtgttgtgtttataaaaaggatgAAAAACTGGTTTGACAGAATCAGGTTGGTGGGGTTGATAAAGCATTGTGCTTTTAGggaatcttttgtttttttatgctTGTGAGGCTTAAGCAAAATTCTTTTAAGACAAGATTAGGTATTTAGTGCATATGCATGAAAATGAGCTGAGTAGAAACAAAAATGCTAAAGTGGAAGAGCTTTGTGCATAGTACTTTGTACACTTGAGGAAGCTTAGAAGTTTCATGGATGATGTGTAGAAGTTTTAACCTTGGTTTGCTGATGTGCAAAAAGGCCACAAAAAGCTTCTTTACTAGAGAACTCAAACCCTTTCGATGGATAGAGTAGAGGAGGAGACCTGTAAATATCAGTAAATGTAGTGGAACATATTCTGCAGAAGCTGACAATGATGAAAGGCATGACCTTACTTAGGAATTATCTGCTAGCTGCTTGTGAGGAGCTTATGCTAGCCTGAGTATCATCCTGGTTAGTCATGATGGAGTAATGATTTCTTGGGTTCACAGGAAGCTTAGTTACTTCATATGCAATTAATCCTCTGGTTATCTTGTAAACAGCTGCTGCAGTATGGATAAAATAGGATGCATGGCCTTGCATATGAATTGTGGCTTATGTAATCAGAGAGTTTGGAATCTGATCATGTTTTGAAAGATCAAAGCTTTTCCTTAGTCATTGTCGTCAATGAGGTGCTTGTCTTGCACAGAGCTTCAGGAATGAACAGGGGTGTCTTGTATCGACCATCTTCTGACCTCTGTGTGCTGTTTGTTTATTCTATTGTCGTACCTTTTGGAATATTATGGATATGCTTGGGACCCTTTTTTTCTGTCTTCAACCAATCAAGTATCGAAAATAGTTGCTTGTTTATGCACCTCACTTTTATCTGTTAAGAATACTCAAAGGAAAGAGAAGCAAAAATCATAAATTTAAAATGTTTGTTTAAGGGGTTATTGCTTGCTGAAGTGCTTGATAAAGCTCTTAATCTCATATCTCCCAGCATGCTGGAACGTGGTGTCCTATTTCTTATTAAAACCCATTGGTTAGTTACATTATACCTTCATTGTCTTTCTATACCCAGAATTTTCT
This genomic window contains:
- the LOC120107913 gene encoding uncharacterized protein LOC120107913 translates to MDLNMTEVFLHGKEPCRSTSVIQTAHISTCGKKDNLGDTVLRLDCLGRGINNTSRTVHTQIGCDISSQNDGCRLVLGLGPNPNTSCADYHPSGINKTEPSMSLRSSGPDAAMLKLGLSRGNSETILALAQNNHETQSPPAKRSLPVPIADEGSTSAKRKSGGYVPSLLFAPRLGRLDTMKIAPETRDLLDQGSGWSTHKHHIPHHQLQLSPEPSVTTDGSLGALSEPMIADAATADTRIHRHHPKKCRFTGCSKGARGASGLCIAHGGGQRCQKPGCNKGAESRTAYCKAHGGGRRCQQLGCTKSAEGKTDFCIAHGGGRRCGHPGCTKAARGKSGLCIRHGGGKRCTIEGCSRSAEGQAGLCISHGGGRRCQYPGCGKGAQGSTKFCKAHGGGKRCIFEGCTKGAEGSTPLCKGHGGGKRCLFEGGGICPKSVHGGTNFCVAHGGGKRCAVPGCTKSARGRTDCCVRHGGGKRCMFEGCGKSAQGSTDLCKAHGGGKRCSWSQGCEKFARGRSSLCAAHGSLMLLQQERESGSMIGRGLFQGIVSTSAAVKSDIDEHSSSGMSSISDCIESQESMGRRQLIPPQVLVPLSVNSPSPSSGLMDGGREGVGSHEKGFGLAVPEGRVHGGGLMTLLGGDLKNAFDGGDGLSFVG